A genomic window from Camelus ferus isolate YT-003-E chromosome X, BCGSAC_Cfer_1.0, whole genome shotgun sequence includes:
- the LOC102521958 gene encoding melanoma-associated antigen B4 isoform X1, protein MAAPLLSSQRPGCARPEAKATALSPHSGPDAIPESCRPGCPPRLLPCPQSCLLLSLTCVIMPRGRKSKCRARIKRHQARLETQNLQGARATEAAAAEGETPSSPSSVSQGSPPSSPAAGTSQQPEGAVAPSSPEAGGACSGSEQGAQSQEERASASQAACSAQSSLRDPLTRKACKLMQFLLEKYKTNEPITQTALLKIVNRKYKEHFPEILRRVSERLELVFGLELKEVDPSSHSYALVCKLGLPSDENLSGDRGLPKSGLLMTLLGVIFMKGNRATEEEVWEFLGALGVHPGKRHLIFGEPRRLITKDLVQQKYLEYRQVPDSDPPRYEFLWGPKAHAETTKMKVLEVLAKINGTVPRAFPKLYEEALKDEEERAGVRAAVRAAARAKARACSKAKSCSSSQV, encoded by the exons ATGGCCGCGCCCCTGCTGTCCTCCCAGAGGCCCGGATGTGCGCGACCGGAAGCCAAAGCGACGGCCCTGTCACCACACTCAGGGCCTGACGCCATTCCTGAGAGCTGCCGCCCAGG GTGTCCTCCTCGCCTGCTTCCCTGCCCGCAGTCCTGCCTGCTGCTGTCCCTGACCTGTGTCATCATGCCTCGGGGGCGCAAGAGCAAGTGCCGTGCCCGCATAAAGCGCCACCAGGCCCGGTTGGAGACCCAGAATCTCCAGGGTGCACGGGCCACTGAAGCTGCCGCAGCAGAGGGGGAGACCCCCTCCTCGCCCTCTTCTGTTTCTCAGGGTTCTCCCCCGAGCTCCCCTGCCGCTGGCACTAGCCAGCAGCCTGAGGGAGCCGTGGCCCCCAGCTCTCCCGAGGCGGGGGGTGCGTGCTCGGGGTCTGAGCAAGGTGCCCAGAGCCAAGAGGAGAGGGCCAGCGCCTCCCAGGCAGCATGCTCCGCTCAGAGCTCTCTCAGAGATCCTCTGACCAGGAAGGCGTGCAAGTTGATGCAGTTCCTGCTGGAGAAGTACAAGACCAATGAGCCCATCACGCAGACAGCCCTGCTGAAGATCGTCAACAGGAAGTACAAGGAGCACTTCCCCGAGATCCTCAGGAGAGTCTCTGAGCGCTTGGAGCTGGTCTTTGGCCTGGAGCTGAAGGAGGTCGACCCCAGCAGTCACTCCTATGCCCTGGTCTGCAAGCTGGGCCTCCCCAGCGACGAAAATCTGAGTGGTGATAGGGGGCTGCCCAAGTCTGGTCTGCTGATGACGCTCCTGGGCGTGATCTTCATGAAGGGCAACCGTGCCACTGAGGAGGAGGTCTGGGAGTTCCTCGGTGCGTTGGGGGTCCACCCTGGGAAGAGGCACTTGATCTTTGGGGAGCCCAGGAGGCTCATCACCAAAGATCTGGTGCAGCAGAAGTACCTCGAGTACCGCCAGGTGCCCGACAGCGATCCTCCCCGCTATGAGTTCCTGTGGGGCCCGAAGGCCCACGCTGAAACCACCAAGATGAAAGTGCTGGAGGTTCTGGCCAAGATCAATGGTACGGTCCCCAGGGCCTTCCCCAAGCTGTATGAGGAGGCTCTGAAAGATgaggaggagagagctggggTGAGAGCTGCGGTCAGGGCTGCAGCGCGTGCCAAGGCCCGTGCATGTTCCAAGGCCAAGtcctgcagctcctcccaggTCTAG
- the LOC102521958 gene encoding melanoma-associated antigen B4 isoform X2, translating into MPRGRKSKCRARIKRHQARLETQNLQGARATEAAAAEGETPSSPSSVSQGSPPSSPAAGTSQQPEGAVAPSSPEAGGACSGSEQGAQSQEERASASQAACSAQSSLRDPLTRKACKLMQFLLEKYKTNEPITQTALLKIVNRKYKEHFPEILRRVSERLELVFGLELKEVDPSSHSYALVCKLGLPSDENLSGDRGLPKSGLLMTLLGVIFMKGNRATEEEVWEFLGALGVHPGKRHLIFGEPRRLITKDLVQQKYLEYRQVPDSDPPRYEFLWGPKAHAETTKMKVLEVLAKINGTVPRAFPKLYEEALKDEEERAGVRAAVRAAARAKARACSKAKSCSSSQV; encoded by the coding sequence ATGCCTCGGGGGCGCAAGAGCAAGTGCCGTGCCCGCATAAAGCGCCACCAGGCCCGGTTGGAGACCCAGAATCTCCAGGGTGCACGGGCCACTGAAGCTGCCGCAGCAGAGGGGGAGACCCCCTCCTCGCCCTCTTCTGTTTCTCAGGGTTCTCCCCCGAGCTCCCCTGCCGCTGGCACTAGCCAGCAGCCTGAGGGAGCCGTGGCCCCCAGCTCTCCCGAGGCGGGGGGTGCGTGCTCGGGGTCTGAGCAAGGTGCCCAGAGCCAAGAGGAGAGGGCCAGCGCCTCCCAGGCAGCATGCTCCGCTCAGAGCTCTCTCAGAGATCCTCTGACCAGGAAGGCGTGCAAGTTGATGCAGTTCCTGCTGGAGAAGTACAAGACCAATGAGCCCATCACGCAGACAGCCCTGCTGAAGATCGTCAACAGGAAGTACAAGGAGCACTTCCCCGAGATCCTCAGGAGAGTCTCTGAGCGCTTGGAGCTGGTCTTTGGCCTGGAGCTGAAGGAGGTCGACCCCAGCAGTCACTCCTATGCCCTGGTCTGCAAGCTGGGCCTCCCCAGCGACGAAAATCTGAGTGGTGATAGGGGGCTGCCCAAGTCTGGTCTGCTGATGACGCTCCTGGGCGTGATCTTCATGAAGGGCAACCGTGCCACTGAGGAGGAGGTCTGGGAGTTCCTCGGTGCGTTGGGGGTCCACCCTGGGAAGAGGCACTTGATCTTTGGGGAGCCCAGGAGGCTCATCACCAAAGATCTGGTGCAGCAGAAGTACCTCGAGTACCGCCAGGTGCCCGACAGCGATCCTCCCCGCTATGAGTTCCTGTGGGGCCCGAAGGCCCACGCTGAAACCACCAAGATGAAAGTGCTGGAGGTTCTGGCCAAGATCAATGGTACGGTCCCCAGGGCCTTCCCCAAGCTGTATGAGGAGGCTCTGAAAGATgaggaggagagagctggggTGAGAGCTGCGGTCAGGGCTGCAGCGCGTGCCAAGGCCCGTGCATGTTCCAAGGCCAAGtcctgcagctcctcccaggTCTAG